Proteins encoded together in one Chitinophaga sp. LS1 window:
- a CDS encoding tetratricopeptide repeat protein — protein sequence MMSLFKHILSGILICLSLQVEAQLFKKGPDADDLYNEAVKETKAQHYAKAIELSKAALAKRPEFTDQELLLGRLYMLTGQTEQARKHVKAVLTKDPLYRDAYLYAINIELGAKKYDEAECYVDEGLYHFPADRDLMLKKLGILDAGENFFQGGIYATSLLEKYSSDTVVTRAYTGHYMQAGHFYQVRGNQPLAQQNYERALLVDPNNREAKEAITSMYIRSGSYTSAMERINAELATNPGSYDLMMRKLGLLQDTHDYAGALAYLQIILKRFPNDGKARSIDAPLRMEAAAWYANTDPYLLYEGVLEKNPGNREALDKVIGLSMSRGAYREALAWINRGLKNSPNDQRLLALKMDVLESDRKFTEAAALAEKLRQSNPGNADLKSRYTALKIASGRDYQSQQQYDLALSEFNKALQADPKDTAALDMTANTYIIQKDNVRALQVLDKALQTYPNNTRFLIKKSSVLADMGQYDEAAAIASQLLERNPGDERYQANLVDLRLTAGRILMQSEEYDMAAGQFRAVLAEQPNNPDAINYLINMETAVGQPDSALLYADQGLKYYPDNKDLLLKKAGVLTSLHRYNESNDITYQLMQRYPFTVKYRNAYTEGLLSLGTSYQRNSQPDSALAVFKQVLAVNRRDSLGLLYSINLLNGKQQYDSALVYANEGIRYYPNNDAFVQKRAVTLENKKEWVAAAAAADSVVLLKNNPVNVDYADYLKSKTLKNQFGMYYLHTNYDYSDTKYNIATLEYRHYIPRGSWAARLNYAGRTQGTGLMGEAEIYYNHTPKMYSYGLVNYSNGIVFPQLRLGYSLFKTFRHNIEGELGLRYLKGDSINSISGLASVAKTWKDFWVNFRAYFISDSPNFYTSFNLTSRYYMNRNQDYLMFVAGLGTSPDDKSRLVQFPKLAGLLTRSVGAGYMKTFKYRTTVGLNATWINQKITDTDFQNQYDLYITLQRKF from the coding sequence ATGATGTCTCTTTTTAAACATATACTATCAGGTATCCTGATATGCCTGTCCTTACAGGTAGAAGCGCAATTATTTAAGAAAGGCCCGGATGCGGACGACCTCTATAATGAGGCGGTGAAAGAAACTAAAGCGCAACATTATGCAAAAGCGATAGAGCTATCTAAGGCTGCGCTGGCAAAAAGGCCTGAGTTCACTGATCAGGAATTGCTGCTGGGCAGGTTGTATATGCTCACTGGTCAGACAGAACAAGCACGTAAGCATGTAAAAGCAGTACTGACCAAAGATCCGTTGTACAGAGATGCCTACCTGTATGCGATCAATATTGAGTTGGGCGCAAAGAAATATGATGAAGCAGAGTGCTATGTAGATGAAGGATTGTACCACTTTCCTGCAGACAGAGACCTGATGCTGAAAAAGCTGGGGATACTGGATGCCGGTGAAAACTTCTTCCAGGGCGGCATCTATGCGACGTCATTATTAGAAAAATATTCTTCCGATACTGTAGTGACCCGTGCTTATACCGGCCACTATATGCAGGCAGGCCACTTTTACCAGGTAAGAGGTAACCAGCCACTGGCACAGCAGAATTATGAAAGAGCACTGCTGGTAGATCCGAATAACAGGGAAGCAAAAGAGGCAATCACCAGTATGTATATCCGTAGTGGCAGCTATACCAGCGCCATGGAACGGATCAATGCAGAACTGGCAACGAATCCGGGTTCTTATGACCTGATGATGCGTAAACTGGGGTTGTTGCAGGATACACATGACTATGCCGGCGCACTGGCATACTTACAGATCATACTGAAAAGATTCCCGAACGATGGTAAAGCACGTAGTATAGATGCCCCATTACGTATGGAAGCTGCTGCGTGGTATGCCAATACAGATCCTTACTTATTGTATGAAGGTGTGCTGGAAAAGAATCCCGGCAACCGTGAAGCACTGGATAAAGTAATTGGGTTAAGCATGTCTCGTGGTGCATATCGCGAGGCGCTGGCATGGATAAACCGTGGGTTGAAAAATAGCCCGAATGATCAGCGCCTGCTGGCACTGAAAATGGATGTACTGGAAAGCGACCGGAAATTCACTGAAGCCGCTGCGCTGGCAGAAAAACTGCGTCAGAGCAATCCGGGGAATGCGGATCTGAAAAGCAGGTATACTGCCCTGAAAATAGCCAGTGGCAGGGATTATCAGTCACAGCAGCAGTACGACCTGGCATTGTCTGAATTCAACAAAGCGTTACAGGCAGATCCTAAAGATACCGCTGCGCTGGACATGACTGCAAATACGTACATCATCCAGAAGGATAACGTACGTGCGTTGCAGGTGTTAGATAAAGCACTACAAACATATCCAAATAATACCCGCTTCCTCATAAAGAAGAGCAGTGTACTGGCGGACATGGGACAATATGATGAAGCGGCAGCGATTGCATCCCAACTGCTGGAACGTAATCCGGGTGATGAACGCTATCAGGCGAACCTTGTGGATTTACGTCTTACAGCGGGTCGTATCCTGATGCAATCAGAAGAGTATGATATGGCAGCAGGGCAATTCAGGGCAGTACTGGCAGAACAGCCGAACAACCCTGATGCTATTAACTACCTCATCAATATGGAAACTGCGGTAGGGCAACCAGACAGCGCATTGCTCTATGCTGATCAGGGATTGAAATATTATCCTGATAATAAAGATCTTTTACTGAAGAAAGCAGGTGTATTAACCAGTTTACACAGGTATAATGAATCGAATGACATCACCTATCAGCTGATGCAGCGTTATCCATTTACCGTGAAATACCGGAATGCCTATACAGAAGGTTTATTGTCACTCGGCACATCCTATCAGCGGAACAGTCAGCCGGATAGCGCACTGGCAGTATTCAAACAGGTACTGGCAGTGAACAGACGTGATTCATTGGGTTTATTGTATAGCATTAATCTGCTGAATGGTAAACAACAATATGATAGTGCACTGGTATATGCAAATGAAGGGATCAGGTACTATCCTAATAATGATGCTTTTGTACAAAAGCGTGCTGTGACCCTTGAGAATAAAAAGGAATGGGTGGCGGCAGCCGCAGCTGCGGATTCTGTAGTATTGTTGAAGAATAACCCGGTGAATGTGGATTATGCAGACTACCTGAAGAGTAAAACGCTGAAGAATCAGTTTGGCATGTATTACCTGCATACCAATTATGATTATTCTGATACGAAATACAACATTGCAACACTGGAATACCGTCACTATATACCGCGCGGTTCCTGGGCTGCCAGGCTGAACTATGCAGGTCGTACACAGGGTACGGGGCTGATGGGTGAAGCGGAGATCTATTATAACCATACGCCTAAGATGTATTCTTATGGTCTGGTGAACTACTCCAATGGGATTGTGTTTCCACAGCTCAGACTGGGGTACTCCCTGTTCAAAACCTTCAGGCATAATATAGAAGGGGAACTGGGGCTGCGCTATTTAAAAGGAGATAGTATCAACAGTATATCAGGGCTCGCTTCTGTGGCTAAAACATGGAAGGATTTCTGGGTAAACTTCAGGGCGTACTTTATCAGCGACTCGCCTAACTTCTATACCTCCTTTAACCTGACGAGCAGGTATTATATGAACCGCAACCAGGATTATCTCATGTTTGTGGCAGGGTTGGGTACATCGCCGGATGATAAGAGCCGGTTGGTGCAGTTCCCGAAACTGGCCGGGTTATTGACACGAAGTGTGGGCGCCGGTTATATGAAGACATTCAAATACCGGACTACAGTTGGACTTAATGCCACCTGGATCAATCAGAAGATTACTGATACGGACTTCCAGAACCAATATGATCTTTATATAACTTTACAACGTAAGTTTTAA
- a CDS encoding DUF4838 domain-containing protein — MMHSLLLALTLFSCQSTVSRIDLKKHVIVLPVEPTKNETHAGSVLQDYVKRISGVTLAIVKENSYQKNQAAIFVGNTEQGVSFGKLKGEGFIIASDAKNVYIKGGTGKGVVYGVYTLIEKYFGARKYAEGPAFIPASKDVSVPQQLMDKEEPTLVYRETYYPAAFDNEYLEWHKLHRFEDLWGVWGHSFFKIVPPKTYFSAHPEYYALVDGKRQATQLCLSNEGVFKITVDYLRHAIADNPDALYWSIAAEDGGGFCTCDQCSKVNKEEGSAAGTLIRFINRVAAQFPDQHFTTLAYTYTAKAPLKTKPAANVYIMLSSIDAYRQEPLSTIPSAADFRKNLESWGALTDNLFVWDYTTQFTNYLAPFPDYNNLQPNLQYMTAHKVRGVFSQGSGDTYGDMGAYNAYLQAQLLWDPSVDAAAVTKDFFNGYYGKAGAAMLEYVQTLSESKAQLDIYGNPVASAKNYLSPEAIDKYSTILDKAEAAVEDPYLKRVYNARLGLEYCVLQQSRFFGTDKYGYLQASGNGYVVNPRWPERVKKFVAQCKVAGVKEISEGGASPDAYQQEWDSIFSKKWVNSLAFGAKVTLVNPPSDEYPAKRERTLTDGLLGTKDFSINWLFIYGKDLVATIDLGGEKTVNTVQMNFLNDPRHYIFTPATITVETSVDGVHFTPAGTQKSAFPAEEDYTTSINTFKFGLSAVHARYVRVTGQCQAAVPGWRGAPPTKKASVCCDEVYVF; from the coding sequence ATGATGCACTCATTGTTATTAGCATTGACCCTTTTTTCATGTCAGTCTACGGTTTCCCGGATAGATCTGAAGAAGCATGTGATAGTGTTACCCGTAGAACCGACAAAGAATGAAACGCATGCAGGGTCCGTATTGCAGGATTACGTGAAGCGGATATCGGGGGTGACATTGGCTATTGTAAAAGAGAACAGTTACCAGAAGAATCAGGCGGCGATCTTTGTGGGGAATACGGAGCAAGGGGTTTCTTTTGGTAAATTAAAAGGAGAAGGATTTATAATTGCGTCTGATGCGAAGAATGTATATATCAAAGGCGGTACAGGAAAAGGTGTGGTGTATGGAGTGTATACATTAATAGAGAAATACTTTGGCGCACGGAAATATGCGGAGGGGCCGGCTTTTATACCAGCATCAAAAGATGTTAGCGTGCCGCAGCAGTTGATGGATAAGGAGGAACCGACACTGGTGTACAGGGAGACGTATTACCCCGCTGCGTTTGACAATGAATACCTGGAATGGCATAAGCTGCATAGATTTGAAGATCTGTGGGGGGTATGGGGGCATTCATTCTTTAAGATTGTGCCACCAAAGACTTATTTTTCTGCACATCCGGAATACTATGCATTGGTAGATGGGAAGAGACAGGCTACGCAGTTGTGTCTGAGTAATGAGGGGGTGTTTAAAATAACGGTGGATTATTTACGGCATGCGATTGCTGATAACCCGGATGCTTTGTATTGGTCGATTGCGGCAGAAGATGGAGGGGGATTTTGTACCTGTGATCAGTGTAGTAAGGTGAATAAGGAAGAAGGGAGTGCCGCTGGAACATTGATCCGGTTTATTAACAGAGTAGCTGCTCAATTTCCGGATCAGCATTTTACGACACTGGCGTATACCTATACCGCAAAGGCGCCATTAAAGACGAAGCCAGCTGCTAATGTGTATATTATGCTGAGTAGCATTGATGCTTACAGGCAGGAGCCATTGAGCACGATTCCTTCTGCAGCGGATTTCAGGAAGAACCTTGAAAGCTGGGGGGCATTGACAGATAATCTCTTTGTATGGGATTATACAACGCAGTTTACGAATTACCTGGCGCCATTTCCTGATTACAATAATTTACAGCCGAACTTACAATACATGACTGCGCATAAAGTGCGTGGGGTGTTCTCACAGGGAAGTGGAGATACGTATGGGGATATGGGGGCTTATAATGCTTATTTGCAGGCTCAATTACTGTGGGATCCTTCGGTGGATGCAGCGGCGGTTACGAAGGATTTTTTTAACGGGTATTATGGTAAAGCGGGTGCGGCTATGTTGGAATATGTGCAGACGTTAAGTGAGTCTAAGGCGCAGTTGGATATTTATGGAAATCCTGTGGCAAGTGCAAAGAACTATTTATCGCCGGAGGCTATTGATAAATATTCTACCATTTTGGATAAAGCAGAGGCAGCGGTAGAAGATCCATATTTAAAGAGAGTATATAATGCAAGATTGGGGCTGGAATATTGTGTGCTGCAGCAGTCACGTTTCTTTGGAACGGATAAGTATGGGTATTTACAGGCTTCCGGAAATGGGTATGTGGTGAATCCACGCTGGCCTGAGCGGGTGAAGAAATTTGTGGCGCAGTGTAAGGTGGCGGGTGTAAAGGAGATATCAGAGGGAGGTGCTTCGCCGGATGCGTATCAGCAGGAATGGGATAGTATTTTTTCGAAGAAGTGGGTGAATAGTCTGGCGTTTGGTGCGAAAGTGACATTGGTGAATCCGCCATCGGATGAATATCCGGCAAAGAGAGAAAGGACGCTGACGGATGGGTTATTGGGTACGAAAGATTTTAGTATTAACTGGTTGTTTATTTATGGAAAAGATCTGGTGGCGACGATAGATTTAGGGGGAGAAAAGACGGTGAATACAGTACAGATGAATTTCCTGAATGATCCAAGGCATTATATATTTACTCCTGCTACGATTACCGTGGAGACATCTGTGGATGGTGTGCATTTTACACCTGCGGGTACGCAGAAGAGTGCTTTTCCTGCAGAAGAGGATTATACAACGAGTATTAATACGTTTAAGTTTGGATTGTCAGCAGTGCATGCCCGGTATGTGAGAGTGACTGGGCAGTGTCAGGCTGCGGTGCCGGGGTGGCGGGGAGCGCCGCCTACGAAGAAGGCTTCGGTGTGTTGTGATGAAGTGTATGTATTTTAA
- a CDS encoding type 1 glutamine amidotransferase domain-containing protein, which yields MKILLVTTTHHQPGNTGLWLDTLAAPYYAFIETGAEVQVASPKGGRVTLDPTAEQHQQLLADQDVVYWLANSLRLSEVSAEDFDSIFIAGGRGAMWDLVDNKELNGLLQDFNKAHKPIAAVAHGVAGLCCSKDKSGMSLLAGKNITAISNDEEKGEVPFPLETRLKEIGAVFYKGEKVVTDENIITGRNAAAAVETAEAVIEQLESNYYVHFKI from the coding sequence ATGAAGATATTGTTAGTAACCACAACCCACCATCAGCCAGGTAACACAGGTCTATGGCTTGATACACTGGCAGCCCCTTACTATGCATTTATCGAAACCGGCGCAGAAGTTCAGGTCGCTTCACCCAAAGGTGGCCGGGTTACCTTAGATCCAACCGCAGAGCAACACCAACAGTTATTGGCTGATCAGGACGTCGTCTACTGGCTGGCTAACTCGCTCAGGTTGTCTGAGGTGAGTGCCGAGGATTTTGATTCCATCTTTATTGCAGGTGGGAGAGGAGCAATGTGGGACCTGGTAGATAATAAGGAACTGAATGGTTTATTGCAGGATTTCAACAAGGCGCATAAGCCCATCGCGGCTGTGGCACACGGGGTGGCAGGGTTGTGTTGTTCAAAAGATAAGAGTGGAATGAGCTTACTCGCAGGGAAGAATATTACGGCAATTTCAAATGATGAAGAAAAAGGAGAAGTCCCTTTCCCTTTGGAAACAAGATTGAAAGAAATCGGCGCCGTATTCTATAAAGGAGAAAAGGTCGTGACGGATGAAAATATTATCACAGGCCGGAATGCAGCCGCGGCTGTAGAAACGGCGGAAGCAGTGATAGAGCAATTAGAAAGTAATTATTATGTGCATTTTAAAATATAG
- a CDS encoding alpha-N-arabinofuranosidase, with protein MKKNLTFLLLLVIMQVTKAQTTASLTVSGKSDHQISRHIYGHFSEHLGHCIYDGFWVDSSLNVPKKDRIRLDVVEALKKIHIPNLRWPGGCFADEYHWRDGIGKRSDRPKMVNTNWGGVTEDNSFGTHEFMDLCELLHTEPYISANVGSGTVEEMSKWVEYFNFDGVSPMSKLRAENGHPAPWKVGFWGVGNESWGCGGNMTPEFYAGQFRRYATYARDYPGAKLKRMASGASDFDYHWTEVCMRDIPLHMMWGLSLHYYTLPGDWGHKGSATSFDEKEYFTTMRKCLVMDTLVTKHSAVMDKYDPKKRVALAVDEWGIWTDVEPGTNPGFLYQQNSLRDALIAASTLNIFNNHSDRVRLANLAQTVNVLQALILTDKEKMLLTPTYYVFDLFQVHMDAAYLPIQLNSPLYTNGNESIPAVNASASKDSTGAVHISFVNLDPSKKITVKASLQDVQWKTATGQVLTSGKYTDINTFEKPDKVKIATFNGAKKQGNDLVVELPATSVVVVTLK; from the coding sequence ATGAAAAAGAATCTCACTTTCCTGTTGCTTTTGGTGATCATGCAGGTTACAAAGGCACAAACCACAGCGAGCCTCACGGTATCTGGTAAATCCGATCACCAGATCAGCCGTCACATCTATGGTCACTTTTCTGAGCACCTCGGCCATTGTATTTATGATGGTTTCTGGGTTGACTCTTCACTGAACGTACCTAAAAAAGACCGCATCCGCCTCGATGTCGTTGAGGCGCTCAAAAAGATCCACATTCCGAACCTCCGCTGGCCCGGTGGCTGCTTTGCAGATGAATACCACTGGCGTGACGGTATCGGTAAAAGATCCGATCGTCCTAAAATGGTAAATACCAACTGGGGCGGTGTCACTGAAGACAACTCCTTCGGTACCCACGAATTCATGGACCTCTGCGAACTGCTGCACACAGAGCCTTACATCTCTGCGAATGTAGGTAGCGGTACTGTTGAAGAAATGTCTAAATGGGTAGAGTACTTCAACTTCGACGGTGTAAGCCCAATGAGCAAGCTCCGTGCTGAAAACGGTCACCCTGCCCCCTGGAAAGTCGGTTTCTGGGGTGTAGGCAACGAAAGCTGGGGTTGCGGTGGTAACATGACCCCCGAATTCTATGCCGGCCAATTCCGTCGCTATGCTACTTATGCCCGCGACTATCCGGGTGCAAAACTGAAAAGAATGGCCAGCGGCGCCAGCGACTTTGACTACCACTGGACGGAGGTTTGTATGAGAGATATTCCGCTGCACATGATGTGGGGACTGTCCTTACACTATTACACCCTGCCTGGCGACTGGGGCCACAAAGGTTCTGCTACCAGCTTCGACGAAAAAGAGTACTTTACCACAATGCGGAAATGCCTGGTCATGGACACGCTCGTGACCAAACACTCCGCTGTCATGGATAAATACGATCCTAAAAAGAGAGTAGCCCTGGCTGTTGACGAATGGGGTATCTGGACAGATGTGGAACCAGGCACAAACCCCGGTTTCCTCTATCAGCAAAATAGCCTCAGAGACGCCCTGATCGCCGCCTCTACACTCAATATCTTTAACAACCACAGCGACCGTGTAAGATTAGCCAACCTGGCGCAGACTGTAAACGTATTACAGGCCCTGATCCTGACCGACAAGGAAAAAATGCTGCTGACTCCTACTTACTATGTATTTGACCTGTTCCAGGTACACATGGACGCCGCTTACCTGCCTATTCAGCTGAATAGCCCATTATATACCAATGGCAACGAAAGCATCCCTGCGGTAAATGCCTCTGCATCCAAAGATTCTACCGGAGCAGTGCATATCTCTTTCGTCAACCTGGATCCATCCAAAAAGATCACTGTAAAAGCAAGTCTGCAGGATGTACAATGGAAGACCGCAACCGGTCAGGTACTTACCTCTGGTAAATATACCGACATCAATACCTTCGAAAAGCCAGACAAGGTGAAGATCGCTACTTTCAATGGTGCGAAGAAACAAGGGAATGACCTTGTTGTAGAACTGCCAGCTACTTCTGTCGTAGTAGTCACCTTAAAATAA
- a CDS encoding SRPBCC domain-containing protein, whose translation MEKIISNTLTLDASPEKVWTLLTEPGYVKQYMYNSDLVTDWQVGQPVIFKGAYAYQAGRNML comes from the coding sequence ATGGAAAAGATTATTTCAAACACACTTACATTGGACGCCTCCCCCGAAAAGGTATGGACCCTACTCACGGAACCAGGTTATGTAAAACAATATATGTACAACAGTGATCTGGTGACTGACTGGCAGGTGGGTCAGCCTGTAATATTTAAAGGGGCATACGCTTATCAGGCAGGAAGGAACATGTTATGA
- a CDS encoding AraC family transcriptional regulator: MQDQQHNIIYANGYMNTFENKSLDAENLSIEFSREAFLQLTEGSNDTMKRFADRLMAGGPVVMGIQSLPANATIQRVIQDIIQCNFTGHLKKLFLLSKSIELLVLQADAWHQAFQFRERQQYKRDDVERIHYAREYLINNIEMPPSLSELSRIVGINEFKLKKKFKEEFNTTVFGYLADYRLGMARSFLEEGNKSVGDIAYELGYSSPQHFSAVFRKKFGVAPSELKK; this comes from the coding sequence GTGCAGGACCAGCAGCATAATATCATTTATGCGAATGGGTACATGAATACGTTTGAGAATAAATCGCTGGATGCGGAGAATCTAAGTATTGAATTTAGCAGGGAGGCATTTTTGCAATTGACGGAGGGTAGTAATGATACGATGAAGCGATTTGCAGACCGATTAATGGCCGGAGGACCGGTGGTGATGGGTATACAGTCATTGCCTGCAAATGCGACGATACAGCGGGTCATACAGGATATTATACAGTGTAATTTCACGGGGCATTTGAAGAAGCTGTTTTTGTTGTCTAAAAGTATTGAGTTGCTGGTATTGCAGGCGGATGCGTGGCACCAGGCTTTTCAGTTTAGGGAGCGGCAGCAGTATAAGCGGGATGATGTGGAGCGGATTCATTATGCGCGGGAGTACCTGATCAATAATATTGAAATGCCGCCGAGTTTGTCGGAGTTGTCGAGGATAGTGGGGATCAATGAGTTTAAGTTGAAGAAGAAGTTTAAGGAGGAATTTAATACGACGGTATTTGGGTATTTGGCGGATTATCGTTTAGGCATGGCCAGGAGTTTTTTAGAGGAAGGGAATAAGTCGGTAGGAGATATTGCATATGAGCTGGGATACTCGTCACCACAGCATTTCAGTGCGGTGTTCAGGAAGAAGTTTGGGGTGGCGCCGAGTGAGTTGAAGAAATAA